The proteins below come from a single Crinalium epipsammum PCC 9333 genomic window:
- a CDS encoding type II toxin-antitoxin system HicB family antitoxin has translation MKNIKIIVEKHPDGYVAYPLGIQGVVVGEGDTYEEALNDVRSAILFHVETFGESVLESESSILEAFVAEANV, from the coding sequence ATGAAAAATATCAAAATAATTGTCGAAAAGCACCCTGATGGTTATGTTGCCTATCCTTTAGGTATTCAAGGGGTTGTAGTTGGTGAGGGTGATACCTATGAAGAAGCTTTAAATGATGTGCGCTCGGCTATTTTATTTCATGTCGAAACTTTTGGAGAATCGGTTCTAGAATCTGAGTCCTCAATCCTCGAAGCTTTTGTAGCAGAGGCAAACGTATAA